One Curtobacterium sp. MCLR17_032 genomic window carries:
- a CDS encoding LacI family DNA-binding transcriptional regulator, with product MATGRRTTIADIAARAGVSISAVSFALNGRPGVSEATRERVRQVARDLDWQPHTAARALGGAKAGSIGFVLNRPARTLGTESFFGDLISGIQLGLTGTHIGMTLLVARDAEEELETYRDWWRGHRVDGVIVIDPRRDDDRLRLLAELGMPSVVVGSHPSPAGAAPSVWIDDSDATDTVLRYLRALGHRRIAHVSGPPEFEHTALRIDRVRAFADAGDDPDDRTESVPTDYSAEAGAAATRRLLSAATRPTAIVFDNDVLAVAGLGVASEMGVRVPQDVSIVSFDDSAMIRLVRPAITSLTRDTVELGQRAAVLLREQIESDAPLPSRPGPELTLSVRESTARSTP from the coding sequence GTGGCCACAGGACGTCGAACGACGATCGCGGACATCGCAGCCCGGGCTGGCGTGTCCATCAGCGCCGTCTCGTTCGCACTGAACGGGCGCCCTGGCGTCTCCGAGGCGACACGGGAACGGGTGCGCCAGGTGGCCCGGGACCTCGACTGGCAGCCGCACACCGCCGCGCGGGCCCTGGGCGGCGCGAAGGCCGGGTCGATCGGCTTCGTCCTCAACCGGCCGGCCCGCACCCTGGGCACCGAGTCGTTCTTCGGCGACCTGATCTCCGGCATCCAGCTCGGTCTGACCGGCACCCACATCGGCATGACGCTGCTCGTCGCCCGTGATGCCGAGGAAGAACTCGAGACCTACCGCGACTGGTGGCGCGGACACCGTGTCGACGGCGTGATCGTGATCGACCCGCGACGGGACGACGACCGGCTGCGCCTGCTCGCCGAACTCGGCATGCCGTCGGTCGTCGTCGGCTCCCACCCCTCGCCCGCCGGCGCGGCCCCGAGCGTCTGGATCGACGACTCCGACGCCACCGACACGGTCCTGCGCTACCTGCGTGCCCTCGGACACCGGCGGATCGCGCACGTATCCGGGCCACCCGAGTTCGAGCACACCGCTCTGCGGATCGACCGGGTGCGGGCGTTCGCCGACGCGGGCGACGACCCCGACGACCGGACCGAGTCCGTGCCGACCGACTACTCCGCCGAAGCCGGCGCCGCAGCCACCCGACGCCTGCTCTCGGCGGCGACCCGACCGACCGCGATCGTGTTCGACAACGACGTGCTCGCCGTCGCCGGGCTCGGCGTCGCCAGCGAGATGGGCGTGCGGGTGCCGCAGGACGTCTCGATCGTGTCGTTCGACGACTCGGCGATGATCCGGCTCGTCCGACCCGCGATCACCTCGCTGACGCGTGACACCGTCGAGCTCGGGCAGCGGGCCGCCGTCCTGCTCCGGGAGCAGATCGAGTCCGACGCTCCCCTGCCGTCGCGCCCGGGCCCCGAACTGACCCTGAGCGTCCGCGAGTCCACCGCACGCAGCACCCCCTGA
- a CDS encoding sugar ABC transporter substrate-binding protein, translated as MRSTHRTTSGRVAAILAGAAATALVLTGCSSGGTASTGGGDGKVSGSITLQTWALTPTYTDYLNGVVKAFEKKYPDAQVKLVDQPGDGYADKVLSQASSNSLPDVINLPPDIALPLAKRGFLQDVAKDDTTLSSTYVKGSLTAYNYKGVDGTFGYPWYLNTDIDYWNKTMFTKCGLDPASPPKTTDELFSQAETMHQKCPDDYLMSRKPGLSDFSLAGVKILNADGTKFTFANSSKAADLITKYAKAYKEGLMPSSVLNTDYLGNSTLFTQGKVAWTTGGATAISDFEKNNPSLKGNIIVSPALDNPPLYVQGLSVSAKSKHIATAEALAKFMTNAENQEAFAHLVNIFPSTKSSQSDPFFSKDDGTVQAKARVLANEALKTAKNLNPVEANSAMTDFLDQQIALAMKGGVSPEKALQTAQDKMNTLLANG; from the coding sequence ATGAGAAGCACCCACCGCACCACGTCGGGCCGAGTGGCCGCGATCCTGGCAGGCGCCGCAGCGACCGCCCTCGTCCTCACCGGCTGCTCGAGCGGCGGCACCGCCAGCACCGGCGGCGGTGACGGGAAGGTCAGCGGGTCGATCACCCTGCAGACCTGGGCCCTCACGCCGACCTACACGGACTACCTCAACGGGGTCGTGAAGGCGTTCGAGAAGAAGTACCCGGACGCGCAGGTCAAGCTCGTCGACCAGCCCGGCGACGGGTACGCCGACAAGGTGCTCAGCCAGGCCTCGTCGAACTCGTTGCCCGACGTCATCAACCTGCCGCCGGACATCGCCCTGCCCCTCGCCAAGCGCGGGTTCCTGCAGGACGTCGCGAAGGACGACACCACACTCTCGAGCACCTACGTGAAGGGCTCGCTCACCGCTTACAACTACAAGGGCGTCGACGGCACCTTCGGCTACCCCTGGTACCTCAACACCGACATCGACTACTGGAACAAGACGATGTTCACGAAGTGCGGTCTCGACCCGGCCAGCCCGCCGAAGACCACCGACGAGCTGTTCTCGCAGGCCGAGACCATGCACCAGAAGTGCCCGGACGACTACCTGATGAGCCGCAAGCCCGGCCTGAGCGACTTCTCGCTCGCCGGCGTCAAGATCCTCAACGCCGACGGCACGAAGTTCACCTTCGCGAACTCGTCGAAGGCCGCCGACCTCATCACGAAGTACGCGAAGGCCTACAAGGAGGGCCTGATGCCGTCGTCGGTCCTCAACACCGACTACCTCGGCAACTCCACTCTGTTCACCCAGGGCAAGGTCGCCTGGACCACCGGTGGCGCGACCGCGATCAGCGACTTCGAGAAGAACAACCCGTCGCTCAAGGGCAACATCATCGTCTCCCCGGCGCTGGACAACCCGCCGCTCTACGTCCAGGGCCTCAGCGTCTCGGCGAAGAGCAAGCACATCGCCACCGCCGAAGCGCTTGCCAAGTTCATGACGAACGCGGAGAACCAGGAGGCGTTCGCGCACCTGGTGAACATCTTCCCCTCGACGAAGTCGTCGCAGTCCGACCCGTTCTTCTCGAAGGACGACGGCACCGTGCAGGCCAAGGCGCGTGTGCTCGCGAACGAGGCGCTGAAGACCGCGAAGAACCTCAACCCGGTCGAGGCCAACTCGGCCATGACCGACTTCCTCGACCAGCAGATCGCGCTGGCGATGAAGGGCGGCGTGAGCCCCGAGAAGGCGCTGCAGACCGCCCAGGACAAGATGAACACCCTGCTCGCCAACGGCTGA
- a CDS encoding sugar ABC transporter permease, whose amino-acid sequence MRANRWFTPWLLVLPALVWLLAFSLWPSINTVRLSFTNASPLGGVSAWVGTANFRTLLADPQVWEALLNSVIYMAVCLPLLTVLPLLMAVLVQHKMPGIAFFRTAYYTPVIASAVVVGLIWNWILDDRGVVNEMAQSLGIVQGAIPFLTDRWLLLFSAISLTVWKGLGYYMIIFLAALGNVGKDLHEAAALDGAGSVRRFWSVTMPGVRGTMTLVGILVCVSALRVFSELYILTNGTGGPGGQDNSLVMLIQQYARGFTGNLGYASALSLLLFAVTLIPMLALARMNSKADK is encoded by the coding sequence ATGCGTGCGAACCGCTGGTTCACGCCCTGGCTGCTGGTGCTGCCCGCACTGGTCTGGCTGCTCGCGTTCAGTCTCTGGCCGTCGATCAACACCGTGCGGCTGTCGTTCACGAACGCCAGCCCACTCGGCGGGGTCAGCGCCTGGGTCGGGACGGCGAACTTCCGGACCCTGCTCGCGGACCCGCAGGTGTGGGAGGCGCTGCTCAACAGCGTCATCTACATGGCGGTGTGCCTGCCGCTGCTGACGGTCCTCCCGCTCCTGATGGCGGTGCTCGTCCAGCACAAGATGCCCGGCATCGCGTTCTTCCGCACCGCGTACTACACGCCGGTGATCGCGAGCGCGGTCGTCGTCGGGCTGATCTGGAACTGGATCCTCGACGACCGTGGCGTCGTCAACGAGATGGCCCAGTCGCTCGGCATCGTGCAGGGGGCGATCCCGTTCCTCACCGACCGGTGGCTCCTGCTGTTCAGCGCCATCAGCCTGACCGTGTGGAAGGGCCTCGGCTACTACATGATCATCTTCCTGGCGGCCCTCGGGAACGTCGGCAAGGACCTGCACGAGGCCGCCGCCCTCGACGGCGCCGGCTCGGTCCGACGCTTCTGGTCGGTCACCATGCCCGGCGTCCGCGGCACGATGACCCTCGTCGGCATCCTGGTCTGCGTCTCCGCACTCCGGGTGTTCAGCGAGCTCTACATCCTGACGAACGGGACGGGTGGCCCCGGCGGCCAGGACAACTCCCTCGTCATGCTCATCCAGCAGTACGCCCGCGGCTTCACCGGCAACCTCGGCTACGCGTCCGCCCTGAGCCTCCTGCTCTTCGCCGTGACGCTCATCCCGATGCTCGCCCTCGCCCGGATGAACAGCAAGGCGGACAAGTGA
- a CDS encoding carbohydrate ABC transporter permease yields MTNTTDTSEPVIGGNAGLAAPTPDVAGATGGRGASRPPGKRRRRAVWGVMSTREKVVRYVLLVVVLFITIGPFVWQLSTSLKGTGEDIYTANPSFIPSQPTIGNYLRVADAIPVFGYIGNSLIVAAIDVLGNIVFATLAGFALARLQWRFRKLVLGLFLATLVLPGEATIISQFVTVKDLGLADSLVGVALPGMIAALNVLLMFNAFRQVPEEIDQAAVMDGANALQRLRYISFPAVQGTIAVIAIFSFIGAWDDFLWPLIVLQSPDKLTLTVGLQYLQGTFATDQRMIAAGTMIAFIPIAVIFALLQRFFFKGVEEGGVKG; encoded by the coding sequence GTGACGAACACGACCGACACCAGCGAACCCGTCATCGGCGGCAACGCCGGCCTGGCCGCACCGACGCCCGACGTGGCCGGCGCGACGGGCGGGAGGGGAGCCTCCAGGCCGCCCGGCAAGCGGCGCCGCCGCGCCGTGTGGGGCGTGATGTCCACCCGCGAGAAGGTGGTCCGCTACGTCCTGCTCGTCGTCGTGCTGTTCATCACGATCGGCCCGTTCGTCTGGCAGCTCTCGACGTCGCTCAAGGGCACCGGCGAGGACATCTACACCGCGAACCCGTCGTTCATCCCGTCGCAGCCGACGATCGGCAACTACCTGCGGGTGGCCGACGCGATCCCGGTCTTCGGGTACATCGGCAACTCGCTCATCGTCGCCGCGATCGACGTGCTCGGGAACATCGTCTTCGCGACCCTCGCCGGCTTCGCCCTGGCACGGCTGCAGTGGCGGTTCCGCAAGCTCGTCCTCGGCCTGTTCCTCGCCACCCTGGTGCTGCCCGGCGAGGCGACGATCATCTCCCAGTTCGTCACCGTCAAGGACCTCGGCCTCGCCGACTCCCTGGTCGGGGTCGCGCTGCCCGGCATGATCGCGGCGCTCAACGTGCTGCTCATGTTCAACGCGTTCCGGCAGGTGCCCGAGGAGATCGACCAGGCCGCCGTGATGGACGGCGCGAACGCCCTGCAGCGGCTCCGGTACATCTCGTTCCCGGCCGTGCAGGGGACCATCGCCGTCATCGCGATCTTCTCGTTCATCGGCGCCTGGGACGACTTCCTCTGGCCGCTCATCGTCCTGCAGTCGCCGGACAAGCTCACCCTGACCGTCGGCCTGCAGTACCTGCAGGGCACGTTCGCCACCGACCAGCGGATGATCGCCGCCGGCACGATGATCGCCTTCATCCCGATCGCGGTGATCTTCGCGCTCCTGCAGCGCTTCTTCTTCAAGGGCGTGGAAGAGGGCGGGGTGAAGGGCTGA
- a CDS encoding glycosyl hydrolase encodes MRFGVNHTPSNGWFHSWLDFSPSDTARDLEAIAGLGADHVRIFPLWPVVQPNRTLIRPAALQDIATVVDIAGSFGLDVNVDALQGHLSSFDFVPSWLDSWHRRNMFTDPDVVASTADYVRALADAVADRPNLLGVTIGNEVNQFAHAPHPAPFPTTPAQGHAWAGAMVDAARAGLVSSTGAAASGTGREARGTSAPPPRRPLVTLAQYDAAWYDDAQPFGPEHAAEHGDATVTHSWVFNGAARLHGAMGAGSVRHGEYLLQLAAAWNDRADRPNWLQEVGAPTNVVEVADAPDFTEQTIRHALDVQHLAGITWWCSHDVSRSLADFPELEYDLGLLTNDGRVKPTGERFREMALAFGDGRSEAPTPPSTALVLDDVAPDGAPRSGTRADSAPGGRFAAAWLSLAEQDGRGPQVVLRSRLGDTALLAARGIRTCVDVPADTTTTTLSVAHPATMP; translated from the coding sequence ATGCGCTTCGGCGTCAACCACACCCCGTCGAACGGGTGGTTCCACTCGTGGCTGGACTTCTCACCCTCGGACACCGCGCGGGACCTCGAGGCCATCGCCGGCCTCGGCGCCGACCACGTGCGGATCTTCCCGCTCTGGCCGGTCGTGCAGCCGAACCGGACGCTGATCCGGCCCGCGGCGCTGCAGGACATCGCCACCGTCGTCGACATCGCCGGCTCGTTCGGACTCGACGTCAACGTCGACGCGCTGCAGGGGCACCTGTCGAGCTTCGACTTCGTGCCGTCGTGGCTGGACAGCTGGCACCGCCGGAACATGTTCACCGACCCCGACGTCGTCGCGTCGACCGCCGACTACGTCCGGGCGCTCGCCGACGCGGTGGCCGACCGGCCGAACCTGCTCGGGGTCACCATCGGCAACGAGGTGAACCAGTTCGCGCACGCCCCGCACCCGGCACCGTTCCCGACGACGCCGGCCCAGGGGCACGCGTGGGCCGGGGCGATGGTCGACGCGGCACGCGCGGGGCTGGTCAGCAGCACCGGCGCCGCTGCGTCCGGCACCGGCCGGGAGGCCCGTGGCACGTCCGCCCCGCCGCCCCGGCGACCGCTGGTCACCCTGGCCCAGTACGACGCCGCCTGGTACGACGACGCTCAGCCGTTCGGCCCCGAGCACGCCGCCGAGCACGGCGACGCCACCGTCACGCACTCGTGGGTGTTCAACGGCGCCGCCCGCCTGCACGGAGCCATGGGCGCCGGGTCCGTCCGACACGGCGAGTACCTGCTCCAGCTCGCCGCCGCCTGGAACGACCGCGCCGACCGGCCGAACTGGTTGCAGGAGGTCGGCGCACCGACCAACGTGGTGGAGGTGGCCGACGCCCCGGACTTCACCGAGCAGACGATCCGGCACGCCCTCGACGTGCAGCACCTCGCCGGCATCACGTGGTGGTGCTCGCACGACGTGTCCCGGTCGCTCGCGGACTTCCCGGAGCTCGAGTACGACCTCGGGCTCCTGACGAACGACGGCCGGGTGAAGCCGACGGGGGAGCGGTTCCGCGAGATGGCGCTGGCGTTCGGCGACGGTCGCTCCGAGGCACCCACCCCGCCGTCGACCGCACTCGTGCTCGACGACGTCGCACCCGACGGAGCGCCGCGCTCCGGCACCCGCGCCGACTCGGCCCCCGGCGGCCGGTTCGCCGCCGCCTGGCTCAGCCTCGCCGAGCAGGACGGACGCGGCCCGCAGGTGGTCCTGCGCTCCCGCCTCGGCGACACCGCGCTGCTGGCCGCGCGCGGCATCCGCACCTGCGTCGACGTCCCCGCCGACACCACGACGACCACGCTGTCGGTCGCGCACCCCGCGACCATGCCCTGA
- a CDS encoding glycoside hydrolase family 38 C-terminal domain-containing protein, with product MHDDIPLTIGRARRVLDERILPEVHATAVPLDTAWHELPGEPIAPAEGLALTFEPYEVGTPWGAAWGTTWFRLSGTVPTEWAGQRVEAIVDLGFDKNMPGFQCEGLVYLSDGTPVKSINPRNQWVLLAEEAVGGETVEFFVEAASNPVLLDYHPFLVTQEGDIRTSSPKRLYTSRRMDLAVFASEVHELALDIDVLLELQEELPQGPRRMRILQALDDALDALDLQHIPETASDARAALAEVLAAPAEASAHRISAVGHAHIDSAWLWPVRETIRKVARTTSSMTELIGQTDDFLYGMSSAQQYAWIKEHRPEVYAKVKEAVAAGRFLPLGGMWVESDTVMPTGESIVRQFSQGQRFFEREFGIRPKGVWLPDSFGYSPALPQLMRRAGFEWFFTQKISWNQVNKFPHHTFLWEGIDGSRVFSHFPSMDTYNSRLSGSEVAKASRQFRENRLASGSIAPVGWGDGGGGTTREMTGTAARLADLEGSARVTWEHPDAFFDRAKSELENPPVWVGELYLELHRATLTSQHQTKQGNRRSEHLLVEAELWCATAAARTDFAYPYDELDALWQQVLLQQFHDILPGTSIAWVHREAVERYAEIADRLEALIAAALSALAGSGDRTVVVNPAPVLQAGTGALSAVVATDVPATTAVSLTEADGGFVLTNELVRVVVDGRGLVTSAVDLTTGRDAIAPGQVANLLQLHQDFPNMWDAWDVDRYYRNRVDDLVDVTALRGSVDADGAARVTVSRAFSESTVTQEITLAPDTRTLEFAQVTDWHETEKFLKVAFPLDVRAEHTIAETQFGAQKRVTHTNTSWEAAKFETSMHRYVLAEEPGFGVALVNDSIHGFDVTRDAVAGHVTTTLRLSLLRAPRFPDPETDQGVQTHRYGLVIGTDVIGATAAGTAMNSAARTVTGDHGFGPLVQASGDVVVSAVKLADDRSGDLVVRVYEPAGRRGIGGLGVDGPFGEPVEVTLLEEVDPALPGVAAVTDGVAAFAVDAFEVRTFRFPRSGR from the coding sequence ATGCACGACGACATCCCGCTCACCATCGGCCGCGCCCGCCGCGTGCTCGACGAGCGCATCCTGCCCGAGGTGCACGCCACCGCCGTCCCGCTCGACACCGCCTGGCACGAACTGCCCGGCGAGCCGATCGCCCCCGCCGAGGGGCTCGCGCTCACCTTCGAGCCGTACGAGGTCGGCACCCCCTGGGGCGCCGCGTGGGGCACCACCTGGTTCCGGCTGAGCGGCACCGTCCCCACCGAGTGGGCCGGGCAGCGCGTCGAGGCCATCGTCGACCTCGGGTTCGACAAGAACATGCCGGGCTTCCAGTGCGAAGGACTCGTGTACCTGTCCGACGGCACCCCGGTGAAGTCGATCAACCCCCGCAACCAGTGGGTGCTCCTCGCCGAAGAGGCCGTCGGTGGCGAGACCGTCGAGTTCTTCGTCGAGGCAGCGTCCAACCCGGTCTTGCTCGACTACCACCCCTTCCTCGTGACGCAGGAGGGCGACATCCGGACCTCGTCCCCGAAGCGGCTGTACACGTCGCGTCGGATGGACCTGGCCGTGTTCGCGTCCGAGGTGCACGAACTCGCGCTCGACATCGACGTCCTGCTCGAACTGCAGGAGGAACTGCCGCAGGGCCCGCGCCGGATGCGGATCCTGCAGGCGCTCGACGACGCCCTGGACGCCCTCGACCTGCAGCACATCCCGGAGACGGCGTCCGATGCCCGCGCCGCGCTCGCCGAGGTGCTCGCCGCCCCCGCCGAGGCCTCCGCGCACCGGATCTCGGCCGTCGGCCACGCGCACATCGACTCCGCCTGGCTCTGGCCCGTGCGCGAGACGATCCGGAAGGTCGCCCGCACCACGTCGAGCATGACGGAGCTGATCGGGCAGACCGACGACTTCCTCTACGGCATGTCCAGCGCCCAGCAGTACGCCTGGATCAAGGAGCACCGCCCCGAGGTCTACGCGAAGGTCAAGGAGGCCGTCGCCGCCGGCCGGTTCCTGCCGCTCGGCGGGATGTGGGTCGAGTCCGACACGGTGATGCCGACCGGCGAGAGCATCGTCCGGCAGTTCTCGCAGGGCCAGCGGTTCTTCGAGCGCGAGTTCGGCATCCGGCCGAAGGGCGTGTGGCTGCCGGACAGCTTCGGGTACTCGCCGGCGCTGCCGCAGCTGATGCGCCGCGCGGGGTTCGAGTGGTTCTTCACGCAGAAGATCTCGTGGAACCAGGTCAACAAGTTCCCGCACCACACGTTCCTCTGGGAGGGCATCGACGGCTCGCGGGTGTTCTCGCACTTCCCGTCGATGGACACGTACAACTCGCGCCTGTCCGGGTCCGAGGTGGCGAAGGCCTCGCGCCAGTTCCGTGAGAACCGCCTGGCCTCCGGCTCGATCGCCCCCGTCGGCTGGGGCGACGGCGGCGGTGGCACCACCCGCGAGATGACCGGCACCGCCGCACGGCTGGCGGACCTGGAGGGCAGCGCCCGCGTCACGTGGGAACACCCCGACGCGTTCTTCGACCGTGCGAAGTCCGAGCTCGAGAACCCGCCGGTGTGGGTCGGCGAGCTCTACCTCGAGCTGCACCGCGCGACCCTGACCAGCCAGCACCAGACCAAGCAGGGCAACCGTCGCAGCGAGCACCTGCTCGTCGAGGCGGAGCTGTGGTGCGCGACGGCCGCCGCCCGCACCGACTTCGCGTACCCGTACGACGAACTCGACGCGCTGTGGCAGCAGGTCCTGCTCCAGCAGTTCCACGACATCCTGCCGGGCACCTCGATCGCGTGGGTGCACCGCGAGGCCGTCGAGCGGTACGCCGAGATCGCGGACCGTCTGGAGGCCCTCATCGCCGCCGCCCTGTCGGCCCTCGCCGGGAGCGGGGACCGGACGGTCGTCGTCAACCCGGCCCCGGTCCTCCAGGCCGGCACCGGAGCGCTCAGCGCGGTCGTCGCGACCGACGTCCCGGCGACCACCGCCGTGTCGCTCACCGAGGCCGACGGCGGGTTCGTGCTCACCAACGAGCTGGTCCGCGTCGTCGTCGACGGCCGGGGACTCGTCACGAGTGCCGTCGACCTGACCACCGGACGCGACGCGATCGCCCCCGGGCAGGTCGCGAACCTGCTGCAGCTGCACCAGGACTTCCCGAACATGTGGGACGCGTGGGACGTCGACCGGTACTACCGGAACCGGGTCGACGACCTGGTCGACGTCACCGCCCTGCGCGGCTCGGTCGACGCGGACGGCGCCGCACGCGTCACCGTCTCGCGGGCGTTCAGCGAGTCGACCGTGACGCAGGAGATCACCCTCGCACCGGACACCCGCACCCTGGAGTTCGCGCAGGTCACGGACTGGCACGAGACCGAGAAGTTCCTCAAGGTGGCGTTCCCGCTCGACGTCCGCGCCGAGCACACCATCGCGGAGACCCAGTTCGGCGCGCAGAAGCGGGTGACCCACACGAACACCTCGTGGGAGGCGGCGAAGTTCGAGACGTCGATGCACCGCTACGTGCTCGCCGAGGAGCCCGGGTTCGGCGTCGCGCTGGTGAACGACTCGATCCACGGGTTCGACGTCACCCGCGACGCGGTCGCCGGGCACGTCACGACGACGCTCCGGCTCTCGCTGTTGCGGGCGCCGCGGTTCCCGGACCCGGAGACCGACCAGGGCGTCCAGACCCACCGGTACGGCCTGGTCATCGGCACCGACGTGATCGGGGCGACCGCGGCCGGCACGGCGATGAACAGCGCCGCCCGGACCGTCACCGGCGACCACGGCTTCGGGCCGCTCGTCCAGGCTTCCGGTGACGTGGTGGTGTCGGCCGTGAAGCTCGCCGACGACCGCTCCGGCGACCTGGTCGTCCGCGTGTACGAGCCGGCGGGACGACGGGGCATCGGCGGACTGGGCGTCGACGGGCCCTTCGGGGAGCCGGTCGAGGTCACGCTGCTCGAAGAGGTCGACCCGGCACTGCCCGGCGTCGCGGCGGTCACCGACGGTGTGGCGGCCTTCGCGGTCGACGCCTTCGAGGTCCGCACCTTCCGCTTCCCGCGGAGCGGCCGCTGA
- a CDS encoding endo-beta-N-acetylglucosaminidase H gives MQKSMKIGIVAALVAMVAAPMVPAAASAAPGGPAAASHGHGQGQGHGRPGHGAPTKTGPTSIAYVEVNNDELRNVGRYTLENGANAFDVAIIFAANINRDADGDAVLYANENVQRTLDQAATQIRPLQAKGIKVTLSVLGNHQGTGLANFTSKAEARDFAAQVAATVKQYGLDGVDLDDEYSDYGVDGTPQPNEQSIGWLISALRADMPGKIISFYDIGPSSDALKTANPSIGKKLDYAWNPYYGTYTAPTIPGVGKSKLSAAAIDIQNTPAATAVSLAQRSKADGYGVFMTYNLPDGDVSPYVSGFTKVLYGQSAVYK, from the coding sequence ATGCAGAAGTCCATGAAGATCGGGATCGTGGCGGCGCTGGTCGCCATGGTGGCGGCGCCGATGGTGCCCGCCGCCGCATCGGCAGCACCGGGCGGGCCGGCAGCGGCATCGCACGGGCACGGCCAGGGGCAGGGGCACGGGCGGCCGGGCCACGGCGCCCCGACGAAGACCGGGCCGACGAGCATCGCGTACGTCGAGGTGAACAACGACGAACTGCGGAACGTCGGGCGGTACACGCTCGAGAACGGGGCGAACGCGTTCGACGTGGCGATCATCTTCGCCGCGAACATCAACCGCGACGCCGACGGCGATGCGGTGCTCTACGCCAACGAGAACGTGCAGCGCACCCTCGACCAGGCGGCGACGCAGATCCGTCCGCTGCAGGCCAAGGGCATCAAGGTGACGCTCTCGGTGCTCGGGAACCACCAGGGCACGGGGCTCGCGAACTTCACCTCGAAGGCCGAGGCGCGGGACTTCGCCGCGCAGGTCGCCGCCACCGTGAAGCAGTACGGCCTGGACGGCGTCGACCTGGACGACGAGTACTCGGACTACGGCGTGGACGGCACCCCGCAGCCGAACGAGCAGTCGATCGGGTGGTTGATCTCGGCGCTCCGGGCGGACATGCCGGGCAAGATCATCTCGTTCTACGACATCGGCCCGTCGTCCGACGCCCTGAAGACCGCGAACCCGTCCATCGGCAAGAAGCTCGACTACGCCTGGAACCCCTACTACGGCACCTACACGGCGCCGACGATCCCCGGGGTCGGGAAGTCGAAGCTGTCCGCCGCCGCGATCGACATCCAGAACACCCCGGCAGCGACCGCAGTGAGCCTGGCGCAGCGCAGCAAGGCCGACGGGTACGGCGTCTTCATGACGTACAACCTGCCGGACGGCGACGTCAGCCCGTACGTGTCCGGGTTCACGAAGGTGCTGTACGGCCAGTCGGCCGTCTACAAGTAG